Below is a window of Mycolicibacterium rhodesiae NBB3 DNA.
GACCAGAAAGGTCGATGCGGTGATGAAAGAGGCGTCGTCGCTGGCCAGGAACGCCACGGCCGCCGCCAGTTCCTCCGGCTCGGCGAATCGCCCTACCGGGACGTGCACCAGCCGTCGCGCCGCCCGCTCCGGGTCCTTGGCGAACAACTCCTGCAGCAGCGGCGTGTTCACCGGACCCGGGCACAGCGCATTGACGCGGATGCCCTGACGCGCGTACTGCACCCCCAGTTCCCGGGACATGGCAAGGACCCCGCCCTTGGAAGCGGTGTAAGAGATCTGCGATGTCGCCGAACCCATCACCGCGACGAACGACGCGGTGTTGATGATCGAGCCCTTCTGCTGGGGCACCATGTAGCGCAGTGCGGCCTTGCAGCAGAAGAACACCGACTTGAGGTTGATGTCCTGCACACGCTGCCACGCGTCGATGCCGGTGTCCTCGATG
It encodes the following:
- a CDS encoding 3-oxoacyl-ACP reductase encodes the protein MMDLTQRLAGKVAVITGGASGIGLASAKRMAAEGATIVIGDIDPKTGKTVADDLNGTFVPVDVSDQVAVDALFDTAAQTHGSVDIAFNNAGISPPEDDLIEDTGIDAWQRVQDINLKSVFFCCKAALRYMVPQQKGSIINTASFVAVMGSATSQISYTASKGGVLAMSRELGVQYARQGIRVNALCPGPVNTPLLQELFAKDPERAARRLVHVPVGRFAEPEELAAAVAFLASDDASFITASTFLVDGGISGHYVTPL